Proteins encoded by one window of Chaetodon trifascialis isolate fChaTrf1 chromosome 15, fChaTrf1.hap1, whole genome shotgun sequence:
- the scpep1 gene encoding retinoid-inducible serine carboxypeptidase produces MGRTAAVSSLLFILAIIVNKGLPSPLAAKEAWNYVEVRDGAHMFWWLYYADSPSAEYRDLPLVMWLQGGPGGSGSGFGNFEEIGPLKTDLQPRNTSWVQAASVLFVDNPVGTGFSYTDRPDGYATNVATVASDMLVLLQHFFTEKAEFQSIPFYIFSESYGGKMAAAISLELTKAVAQGTVKCRFAGVALGDSWISPLDSVMTWGPYLYTTSLLDDYGLADVSSAAEAVKKAVEQKQFQKATELWSVAETVVEQNTNGVNFYNILTQDPDEKLRLSAGEDFISLQTRRHIRPLHGQSLSELMNGPIRKKLGIIPQNVTWGGQAEEVFSYMAGDFMRPVVDIVDQLLTAGVNVTVYNGQLDLIVDTMGQELWVKRLKWEGLSGFNKLRWTALDDPTAPGVTGAFCKTYKNFAFYWILKAGHMIPSDQGPMALQMLKMITQQD; encoded by the exons ATGGGCCggacagcagcagtcagcagttTGTTGTTTATCCTCGCCATCATCGTGAATAAAG GGCTCCCCAGTCCGCTGGCAGCTAAAGAAGCCTGGAACTATGTGGAAGTGAGAGATGGAGCCCACATGTTCTGGTGGCTGTACTACGCCGACAGCCCGTCTGCAGAGTACAGGGACCTGCCTCTTGTCATGTGGCTGCAG GGGGGACCAGGTGGATCAGGAAGTGGCTTTGGAAACTTTGAGGAGATAGGACCTTTGAAAACAGACCTACAGCCCAGAAATACAAGCTGG GTCCAGGCAGCCAGTGTGTTATTTGTCGACAACCCTGTGGGCACTGGCTTCAGCTACACCGATAGGCCAGACGGATATGCTACTAATGTGGCCACGGTGGCCTCAGACATGCTGGTGCTGCTCCAGCACTTCTTCACAGAGAAGGCTGAGTTCCAG AGCATCCCCTTCTACATCTTCTCTGAGTCGTATGGAGGGAAGATGGCAGCTGCCATCTCTTTGGAACTCACCAAG GCCGTAGCACAAGGGACCGTGAAATGCAGATTTGCTGGTGTGGCACTTGGGGACTCCTGGATTTCCCCGCTGG ACTCCGTCATGACCTGGGGACCATACCTCTACACGACC TCGCTGCTGGATGATTACGGCCTGGCGGATGTCAGCAGTGCAGCGGAGGCGGTGAAGAAAGCTGTGGAGCAGAAGCAGTTCCAGAAAGCCACAGAGCTGTGGTCTGTGGCGGAGACCGTGGTGGAGCAG AACACCAATGGAGTCAACTTCTACAACATCCTCACCCAGGACCCGGATGAGAAACTCCGCCTGTCAGCAGGAGAGGACTTCATCT CTCTTCAGACACGTCGCCACATTCGTCCCCTCCACGGCCAATCACTGAGCGAGCTGATGAATGGACCTATCAGGAAGAAACTGGGCATCATCCCTCAGAATGTCACCTGGGGAG gcCAGGCTGAGGAAGTGTTCTCCTACATGGCCGGAGATTTCATGAGGCCGGTGGTGGATATAGTCGACCAGCTGCTGACCGCTGGAGTCAATGTCACTGTGTACAACGGCCAGCTGGACCTCATAGTGGACACCATGG GTCAAGAGCTGTGGGTGAAGCGGCTGAAGTGGGAGGGGCTATCTGGATTTAACAAGCTCAGGTGGACCGCCCTGGATGACCCCACCGCCCCGGGAGTCACTGGCGCTTTCTGCAAGACTTATAAGAACTTTGCCTTCTATTGGATCCTCAAAGCCGGTCACATG ATTCCCTCAGACCAGGGACCTATGGCCTTGCAGATGCTGAAGATGATCACCCAGCAGGACTGA
- the coil gene encoding coilin codes for MAAHSNNFIRVRLYFEYPPPAVIDCRMCWLLVDLNTCRVVADLESIIREKFEFSRRSILNLFIEDCYLPHTESIFVVRDNDSVRVKVDCLAQVNGNSSCPDTPAASEKSRKRQRPTEDDEPGENGVSVEWKKKKRKKGIEKSVERDAKQASGDGRNKKSQGKHKEKKNRKKAEENAAVTSRPPASTKKNPARVDQPVQSIKKPPVAQAKTQGASSSSDSSSSSSSEEDAAPKRTTAQKPAPKTPSSTPAASKPSPATKPRQGKPCPPSSSSSESTSSSDEATSVKIPPPTTTTNKPVTPKTPNTLISDHSRPQQPPPALQPTNCAQKQAASAAVPPQDKVEEPGTSSSEEEIKLVIRRPAQQLGHAVGGQASWRGRGRGRPRRGGPGERGRGEGRAGTRGHNGSFEFSYNGAKEPSYQTDSLTNVSVVLQSQAESAPKQDYSSMPLLAAPPQVGQRIAFKLLELTENYTPEVSEYKEGRIVCFDHTTQQIELELHNVSQAPVEPGKFDLVYQNPDGSERVEYAVSRGSRVTERWDSLLEPRLII; via the exons ATGGCTGCTCACAGTAACAATTTTATCCGCGTGCGCTTGTACTTTGAGTACCCGCCGCCGGCTGTCATTGACTGCCGCATGTGCTGGCTGCTCGTGGACCTAAACACGTGCCGCGTGGTGGCAGATTTGGAGAGTATCATCCGAGAGAAGTTTGAATTCAGCCGCCGAAGCATCCTCAACCTCTTCATAGAGGACTGCTACCTGCCGCACACAGAGAGCATCTTCGTGGTGCGCGACAACGACAGTGTCAG GGTGAAGGTGGACTGTCTGGCTCAGGtgaatggaaacagcagctgtccagacacacctgcagcaagtgagaagagcagaaagagacagagacccACAGAGGATGATGAGCCAGGAGAAAATGGAGTGAGTGTggagtggaagaaaaaaaagaggaaaaaagggatTGAGAAGAGCGTCGAGAGGGATGCCAAGCAGGCTTCAGGTGATGGCAGGAACAAGAAGTCCCAAGGGAagcacaaagagaagaagaacaggaagaaGGCAGAGGAAAATGCTGCTGTCACCTCCAGACCCCCTGCCTCgaccaaaaaaaacccagccAGGGTCGATCAGCCAGTTCAAAGCATCAAGAAGCCCCCAGTGGCACAAGCTAAAACACAAggtgcctcctcttcctcagattccagcagtagcagcagtagtgaGGAAGATGCGGCACCCAAAAGAACAACTGCCCAAAAACCTGCACCCAAAacaccctcctccacccctgctGCTTCCAAGCCATCTCCAGCCACCAAACCGAGGCAGGGGAAACCATGCCctccttcatcatcctcttcagaAAGCACCTCCTCTTCAGATGAGGCCACCAGTGTAAAAAtcccaccaccaacaacaacaacaaacaaacctgtAACACCCAAAACCCCCAACACGCTAATAAGTGATCACTCAAGAcctcagcagcctcctcctgccCTGCAGCCCACAAACTGTGCACAGAAACAGGCTGCGAGCGCAGCCGTGCCTCCTCAGGACAAAGTGGAGGAACCTGGTACCTCGAGCAGCGAGGAGGAGATCAAGCTGGTTATCCGACGGCCGGCGCAGCAGCTGGGCCACGCTGTGGGCGGTCAGGCGTCTTGGAGAGGCCGCGGCCGAGGAAGGCCCAGGCGTGGTGGCCctggagagaggggaaggggtGAAGGTAGAGCAGGCACCAGAGGGCACAATGGCAGCTTTGAGTTCAGCTATAATGGAGCCAAGGAGCCGTCCTACCAGACTGACTCACTGACCAACGTGTCAGTCGTCCTCCAG AGCCAAGCAGAAAGTGCTCCCAAACAGGACTACAGCTCGATGCCCCTGCTGGCGGCCCCTCCACAGGTGGGCCAGAGGATCGCCTTCAAG ttgCTGGAGCTGACTGAGAACTATACACCAGAGGTATCAGAATACAAG GAGGGAAGGATTGTATGCTTTGACCACACCACCCAGCAGATTGAGCTGGAACTACATAATGTCTCTCAGG CTCCCGTAGAGCCTGGCAAGTTTGACCTGGTCTATCAGAACCCGGATGGCTCAGAGAGAGTGGAGTATGCGGTGTCCAGAGGCTCTCGG GTGACGGAACGCTGGGACTCCCTGCTGGAGCCAAGGCTGATCATTTAA